One Kribbella sp. NBC_00662 genomic region harbors:
- a CDS encoding thiol-disulfide oxidoreductase DCC family protein, with product MRELTVLYDAHCGLCRRFKDWLAAQRPASNGEGGVVRLRFVAAGSTDARALYPGLDHEATLREVTVVADDGSVYVGDRAWIVCLWATGEHRHTAVRLASPAMRPVARAMVQAAAGLRRLTGGDYADGCDGRCDREG from the coding sequence GTGCGTGAGTTGACGGTGCTGTACGACGCCCACTGCGGACTGTGCCGCCGGTTCAAGGACTGGCTGGCGGCGCAGCGGCCGGCGTCGAACGGGGAAGGCGGTGTGGTGCGCCTGCGGTTCGTCGCGGCGGGGTCGACGGATGCCCGGGCGCTCTATCCCGGCCTGGATCACGAGGCGACACTGCGCGAGGTGACGGTGGTCGCCGACGACGGGTCCGTGTACGTCGGCGATCGCGCCTGGATCGTGTGCCTGTGGGCAACAGGGGAGCACAGGCACACCGCCGTACGACTGGCGAGTCCGGCGATGCGACCGGTGGCGCGGGCGATGGTGCAAGCGGCCGCGGGGCTGCGGCGGTTGACTGGAGGTGACTACGCTGACGGATGTGACGGACGGTGCGACCGCGAAGGGTGA
- a CDS encoding DUF427 domain-containing protein, giving the protein MGLAWQQGPLGTGAIGRFLVPVELPERMLYAEPARRRMRVRFGDNWIADSEDVVLLHEPGRYPVAYFPVEHVVADVLKSEDRTTQHKDLGATAWYTVTAGDASKPRSAWQHVELPDYASELKGRVAFAWRAMDAFYEEDERIVGHAADAYHRIDIRQTSRHLIVRDGDQVVADSSRPLVLFESGFAPRWYVPREDVTDGALTPVEGQTFCPYKGLCSYYDIGTAQRAAWSYEDAWTEVRRISGMVSFEPDKVEVELDGKRMRQEPGQGVISHGVDRDLTVEELS; this is encoded by the coding sequence ATGGGACTGGCCTGGCAACAAGGTCCACTGGGGACCGGTGCGATCGGACGGTTCTTGGTCCCGGTCGAGCTGCCGGAGCGGATGCTGTACGCCGAACCGGCGCGGCGGCGGATGCGGGTACGTTTCGGCGACAACTGGATCGCGGACAGCGAGGACGTCGTACTGCTGCACGAACCCGGGCGGTATCCGGTGGCGTACTTCCCGGTGGAGCACGTGGTGGCCGACGTACTGAAATCGGAGGACCGGACCACGCAGCACAAGGATCTGGGAGCGACCGCCTGGTACACCGTGACTGCTGGTGACGCGAGCAAACCGCGGTCCGCGTGGCAGCACGTCGAGCTGCCGGACTACGCGAGCGAACTGAAGGGGCGGGTCGCCTTCGCGTGGCGGGCGATGGATGCCTTCTACGAGGAGGACGAGCGGATCGTCGGTCACGCGGCCGACGCCTACCACCGGATCGACATCCGGCAGACCAGCCGGCACCTCATCGTCCGTGACGGCGACCAGGTCGTCGCCGACTCGTCACGCCCGCTGGTGCTGTTCGAATCGGGCTTCGCACCGCGCTGGTACGTACCGCGTGAAGACGTGACCGACGGCGCCCTCACACCGGTCGAGGGCCAGACGTTCTGCCCCTACAAGGGCCTGTGCAGTTACTACGACATCGGTACGGCGCAGCGGGCCGCGTGGTCGTACGAGGACGCCTGGACCGAAGTACGCCGGATCTCCGGGATGGTGTCGTTCGAACCCGACAAGGTCGAGGTGGAGCTGGACGGGAAGCGGATGCGGCAGGAGCCTGGTCAGGGTGTGATCTCGCATGGCGTCGATCGCGACCTGACCGTGGAGGAGCTGTCCTGA
- a CDS encoding DinB family protein → MTTEFRVDPPTAADERVLLQGFLDYHRGTLLWKVSGLTGEQLVQRTVDPSSMSLIGLVRHLSEVEKYWFHRALAGHDSPPKYWTAEHPDGDFDLADPAQAEQDVEDFREIIKTSDTLAADHSLDDTFIRPGYDEPYSVRYLYIHMIEEYSRHNGHADLLRERLDGATGE, encoded by the coding sequence GTGACGACAGAGTTCCGGGTTGACCCACCCACGGCCGCCGACGAGCGGGTACTCCTGCAGGGATTCCTCGACTACCACCGCGGCACGCTGCTGTGGAAAGTGTCCGGATTGACCGGCGAACAGCTGGTCCAGCGCACGGTCGACCCGTCCAGCATGTCGCTGATCGGGCTCGTGCGGCACCTCAGCGAGGTCGAGAAGTACTGGTTCCACCGCGCCCTCGCCGGCCACGACTCACCCCCGAAGTACTGGACCGCCGAACACCCCGACGGCGACTTCGACCTGGCCGACCCCGCCCAGGCCGAGCAGGACGTCGAAGACTTCCGCGAGATCATCAAGACCTCCGACACCCTCGCCGCCGACCACTCACTCGACGACACCTTCATCCGCCCCGGCTACGACGAGCCGTACTCCGTCCGCTACCTCTACATCCACATGATCGAGGAATACTCCCGCCACAACGGCCACGCCGACCTCCTCCGCGAACGCCTCGACGGGGCGACCGGGGAATAA
- a CDS encoding VOC family protein — MDYRIEVVTLPVSDVDASLAFYRALGFSVDVDYHPRDGFRVVQVTPPGSACSIQFGEGLTDAAPGSARANYLVVDDLEAAHRELVANGIKVDDIQHKEPIDTWAGGLGAGLDPERRPYASMAELADPDGNTWTLQEINNR, encoded by the coding sequence ATGGATTACAGAATCGAAGTTGTCACTCTGCCGGTCAGTGACGTTGACGCGTCGCTGGCCTTCTACCGGGCGCTCGGATTCAGCGTCGACGTCGACTACCACCCGCGGGACGGGTTCCGCGTCGTACAGGTGACTCCGCCCGGCTCGGCGTGCTCGATCCAGTTCGGTGAGGGCCTGACCGACGCGGCGCCGGGCTCGGCGCGGGCCAACTATCTCGTCGTCGACGACCTCGAGGCTGCTCACCGCGAACTGGTTGCCAACGGCATCAAGGTCGACGACATCCAGCACAAGGAACCGATCGACACCTGGGCCGGCGGCCTCGGTGCGGGACTCGACCCCGAGCGCCGCCCGTACGCCAGCATGGCCGAGCTAGCGGACCCGGACGGCAACACCTGGACACTGCAGGAGATCAACAACAGATGA
- a CDS encoding phosphotriesterase gives MIRTVLGDLRPDALGITDSHDHLFFRSAALPGQELDDEAAAVAEVRAFADAGGQSIVQWTPYGLNRRAGLLPGISTRTGVSIVAATGLHRREHYPEGFVEKVQDQLADIFVRELTAGIGDTQVRAGLIKVAGGFHILDAHAELVMRAAAEAHHATNAPIAIHHELGSAADAVLDLLVDKLDVHPDAVILGHLNRFPDHRVHLELAERGAWLAFDGPSRANNATDPRMIDCLAALIDAGYADRLLLGGDTTTARARAATGEGPGMPYLLTHLRPRITRYFGADVADAVFRKNPARAFTTDWRA, from the coding sequence GTGATTCGTACCGTTCTGGGGGACCTGCGACCCGACGCGCTCGGCATTACCGACTCGCACGACCACCTGTTCTTCCGCTCGGCGGCGTTGCCCGGGCAGGAGCTGGACGACGAGGCCGCCGCGGTGGCCGAAGTACGTGCGTTCGCGGACGCGGGTGGTCAGTCGATCGTGCAATGGACGCCGTACGGTCTGAACCGGCGCGCCGGGTTGCTGCCTGGAATCTCAACCAGGACAGGGGTTTCGATCGTCGCGGCCACCGGCCTGCACCGGCGTGAGCATTATCCCGAGGGATTCGTCGAGAAGGTGCAGGATCAGCTGGCCGACATCTTCGTCCGCGAGTTGACCGCGGGCATCGGCGACACCCAGGTGCGCGCGGGTCTGATCAAGGTGGCCGGCGGCTTCCACATTCTCGACGCACACGCCGAGCTGGTGATGCGAGCCGCGGCCGAGGCTCATCACGCGACGAATGCGCCGATCGCGATCCACCACGAGCTGGGATCGGCGGCCGACGCCGTACTCGATCTGCTCGTCGACAAACTCGACGTACATCCGGATGCCGTCATCCTCGGGCATCTCAACCGCTTCCCGGATCATCGCGTGCACCTCGAGCTGGCGGAGCGCGGAGCGTGGCTGGCGTTCGACGGGCCGTCGCGGGCCAACAACGCCACCGATCCGCGGATGATCGACTGTCTTGCCGCGCTGATCGACGCCGGGTACGCCGACCGCCTGCTGCTCGGCGGCGATACGACGACCGCTCGCGCCCGGGCCGCCACCGGTGAAGGACCGGGCATGCCGTACCTGCTGACGCACCTGCGGCCGCGGATCACGCGGTACTTCGGTGCCGACGTCGCGGACGCCGTGTTCCGGAAGAACCCAGCGCGTGCCTTCACCACGGATTGGCGGGCGTAG
- a CDS encoding DEAD/DEAH box helicase, with protein MAARRPTSTTTPTQSTSPRRTTSASTQASTRPRRRRRSGAARNNQQSAQPVVADSAVVAESNDFDTIETVAPDNSTFAELGVPAPLVAALDASGVTTPFPIQAATLPDSLAGKDVLGRGRTGSGKTYAFVLPVLARLAASGTKRRPNQPRALILAPTRELATQIQASITPLADTLGLRSMTIFGGVGHGPQINGLRKGADIVVACPGRLEDHIQAGHAKLGAVEITVLDEADHMADLGFLPAVRRILEATPATAQRLLFSATLDAGVDVLVRRFMTNPVTHSVDSARSPVTKMTHHVLHVQPDTRLPVLVDLTAAPGRTLVFTRTKYGAKSLTKKLIAQGVPAVELHGNLSQGARTRNLEAFSEGTAKTLVATDIAARGIHVDNVTLVIHADPPIEHKAYLHRSGRTARAGAEGTVVTLMTDDQVRDVRDLTRKAGIAATVTKLTTGDPLLSELAPGERTYVEPQARPVQAERVAASSGGGSGRGNRRRRGSGSAQPATGKRSGQAGAGQQAGGSRGSGRSRSRAGSGSPKSYTTSTPGSAARPAGAAAFSAGSRAGSSRRGR; from the coding sequence ATGGCGGCCCGCCGCCCCACGTCTACAACCACGCCCACGCAATCCACCTCCCCGCGCCGCACCACGAGCGCATCCACGCAGGCGTCCACACGTCCGCGTCGCCGGCGCCGTTCGGGTGCTGCGCGCAACAACCAGCAGTCCGCGCAGCCCGTAGTCGCGGACAGCGCTGTAGTTGCTGAGAGCAATGACTTCGACACGATCGAAACAGTTGCTCCCGACAACAGCACGTTCGCCGAGCTCGGCGTACCGGCTCCGTTGGTCGCCGCGCTGGACGCATCCGGTGTGACCACGCCGTTCCCGATCCAGGCGGCGACGTTGCCGGATTCCCTGGCCGGTAAGGATGTTCTCGGTCGCGGCCGGACCGGGTCCGGCAAGACCTACGCGTTCGTCCTGCCGGTTCTCGCGCGACTCGCTGCGAGCGGTACCAAGCGCCGGCCGAACCAGCCGCGTGCGCTGATCCTTGCGCCGACCCGCGAGCTCGCCACCCAGATCCAGGCCTCGATCACGCCGCTCGCGGACACGCTCGGCCTGCGGTCGATGACGATCTTCGGCGGGGTCGGCCACGGCCCGCAGATCAACGGTCTGCGCAAGGGCGCCGATATCGTCGTCGCCTGCCCGGGCCGGCTGGAGGACCACATCCAGGCCGGTCACGCGAAGCTCGGCGCGGTGGAGATCACCGTGCTCGACGAGGCCGACCACATGGCCGACCTCGGCTTCCTTCCCGCCGTACGCCGGATCCTCGAGGCGACCCCGGCCACGGCTCAGCGGCTGCTGTTCTCGGCCACGCTGGACGCCGGTGTCGACGTTCTCGTCCGGCGCTTCATGACCAACCCGGTCACGCACAGCGTGGACTCGGCGCGCTCGCCGGTCACCAAGATGACCCACCACGTGCTGCACGTGCAGCCGGACACCCGGCTCCCGGTGCTGGTCGACCTGACCGCGGCACCTGGGCGCACGCTGGTGTTCACCCGGACGAAGTACGGCGCCAAGTCCCTCACCAAGAAGCTGATCGCCCAGGGCGTGCCGGCCGTCGAGCTGCACGGCAACCTGTCCCAGGGCGCCCGCACGCGGAACCTCGAGGCGTTCTCGGAGGGTACGGCGAAGACGCTGGTCGCGACCGATATCGCAGCCCGCGGCATCCACGTCGACAACGTGACGCTGGTGATCCACGCCGACCCGCCGATCGAGCACAAGGCGTACCTGCACCGCTCCGGCCGTACGGCGCGCGCCGGCGCCGAGGGGACCGTGGTCACGTTGATGACCGACGACCAGGTCCGCGACGTGCGCGATCTGACCCGCAAGGCCGGCATCGCCGCGACGGTCACCAAGCTCACCACCGGCGACCCGCTGCTGTCCGAGCTGGCCCCCGGCGAGCGCACGTACGTCGAACCGCAGGCCAGGCCGGTCCAGGCCGAACGTGTCGCGGCCTCGAGCGGCGGAGGATCGGGCCGAGGTAACCGCCGTCGGCGCGGTTCGGGCTCCGCTCAGCCGGCGACCGGCAAGCGGTCGGGCCAAGCGGGTGCCGGCCAGCAGGCCGGAGGCTCGCGCGGCTCCGGCCGTTCCAGGTCCCGCGCCGGATCGGGTAGTCCGAAGAGCTACACGACGAGTACTCCGGGGTCGGCAGCTCGCCCCGCCGGAGCCGCTGCGTTCTCCGCGGGATCGCGCGCCGGCAGCTCCCGCCGAGGTCGCTGA
- a CDS encoding MFS transporter translates to MTTLAEPATSTETGGVLSPQYRALTIGMVALITLVAFESLAVATAMPTVAQALDGLHLYALAFGGPLASGVVAMVVSGTWSDLKGPARPLWHGTAWFLGGLLIAGFAPTMEVLVVGRIIQGYGSGLLTVALYVVVGQLYPARLRPKIFAAFATGWVVPSLVGPAIAGLIVEHTSWRFVFLAVPALAVPAALVMRPGLAPAGEHEVRQGKLWDKRAMWAVAAAVGVGLLHYGGQQRGILQVGLLAIGLAGVIAFGPRLLPSGTFVFGRGLPSVVALRGLVAASGFGAEVFLPLMLTRERGLSPALAGLVLTVSALSWSAASWYRGRPNQPFSHSVFLQGGMVLVVLGIATATLTLDPHVPVLVGIFGWSLTGLGMGTVFPTLSVLTLEYSERDEQGANSSAAQLSDSLSTATVLAIGGSLFAAIEPHSDITAYVVAFGLPALLALLGVQAGRRTAR, encoded by the coding sequence ATGACAACCCTTGCCGAGCCGGCGACCAGCACTGAGACAGGCGGCGTCCTCTCCCCGCAGTACCGCGCGTTGACGATCGGGATGGTTGCCCTGATCACGCTGGTCGCGTTCGAGTCGCTGGCCGTCGCGACCGCGATGCCGACGGTCGCGCAGGCGCTCGACGGGCTTCACCTGTATGCGCTGGCGTTCGGGGGACCGCTCGCGTCCGGTGTGGTCGCGATGGTTGTCTCCGGCACCTGGAGTGACCTGAAGGGCCCGGCCCGACCGCTCTGGCACGGTACGGCGTGGTTCCTGGGCGGCCTGCTCATCGCGGGGTTCGCGCCGACGATGGAGGTCCTGGTCGTCGGCCGGATCATCCAGGGTTACGGCTCCGGTCTACTGACGGTCGCGCTGTACGTCGTCGTCGGTCAGCTGTACCCGGCCCGGCTGCGCCCGAAGATCTTCGCCGCATTCGCAACCGGCTGGGTCGTCCCGTCGCTGGTCGGTCCCGCGATCGCGGGGTTGATAGTCGAGCACACCAGCTGGCGGTTCGTGTTCCTCGCCGTACCGGCGCTTGCGGTGCCGGCTGCTCTGGTGATGCGGCCGGGGCTGGCGCCGGCGGGTGAGCACGAAGTACGTCAGGGGAAGTTGTGGGACAAGCGGGCGATGTGGGCGGTCGCGGCTGCGGTAGGGGTCGGGCTGCTGCACTACGGCGGGCAGCAGCGCGGCATACTGCAGGTGGGGCTGCTGGCTATTGGTCTGGCCGGCGTGATTGCGTTCGGGCCGCGGTTGCTGCCGTCCGGGACGTTCGTGTTCGGGCGCGGGCTGCCGTCGGTGGTCGCGTTGCGTGGATTGGTCGCGGCATCCGGGTTCGGCGCGGAGGTGTTCTTGCCGCTGATGCTGACCCGGGAGCGCGGGTTGTCGCCGGCGCTGGCGGGGCTCGTCCTGACGGTGAGCGCGTTGAGTTGGTCGGCAGCGTCCTGGTACCGCGGGCGGCCGAACCAGCCGTTCTCGCATTCGGTGTTCCTGCAGGGCGGGATGGTGCTGGTCGTGCTGGGGATCGCCACGGCGACGCTCACGCTCGACCCGCACGTTCCGGTGCTCGTCGGCATCTTCGGTTGGAGTCTGACCGGGCTCGGGATGGGGACGGTGTTCCCGACGCTGTCGGTGCTGACCCTGGAGTACTCCGAGCGCGACGAGCAGGGTGCCAACAGCTCTGCAGCCCAGCTGAGCGACTCGTTGTCGACGGCAACCGTCTTGGCGATCGGCGGATCGTTGTTCGCGGCAATCGAGCCGCATTCCGACATCACGGCCTACGTCGTGGCGTTCGGACTCCCGGCGCTGCTCGCGCTGCTCGGCGTCCAGGCGGGCCGGCGCACTGCTCGATAA
- a CDS encoding MOSC domain-containing protein, translated as MSAATVLSVNVGLPKNVEWNGKTVFTGIWKQPVDGPVMVRRLNLDGDGQGDKGGHGGEQRAVMVYQIDSYRHWEKHFGRDDFVYGQFGENLTIDGLPDDEVCIGDRYRIGGAELEVTQPRVTCYRVGLRMGEPELPALLVSHHRPGFYCRVIAEGPVQAGDPIEKVSTGPGALSVADTDALLYLPHKDRAKLQVAVQIPALSPGWLGSFQDLLAEEERPKPAWDGFRKLRVTAVVPETTNVFSVRLATIDGSELPAALPGQYLTFRLPDAVRSYSLSSTPDYRVSVKREPHGVGSSYMTQLAAGAVVDVAAPRGDFVLQNGSTPVVLLSAGIGLTPVLAMLHALAGSSREVWWIHTARGPSEHPLASEAHELLAKMPNGHERIYYSSVDGRLTEEKLAELALPADATAYLCGPEAFMTDMQAALAAVGVTRVHTELFGALAAINPGLVNQTARTPHQPDGPPGDGPQVTFARSGISTAMRDGSLLDLADACDVPTRWSCRTGVCQTCVTPLLSGEVSYSPTPLEPPPDGQALLCCARPTTDLVLDM; from the coding sequence ATGAGCGCAGCCACTGTGTTGTCCGTGAACGTCGGACTGCCGAAGAACGTCGAGTGGAACGGGAAGACCGTCTTCACCGGCATCTGGAAGCAGCCGGTCGACGGCCCCGTGATGGTCCGGCGGCTGAACCTGGACGGCGACGGACAGGGCGACAAGGGCGGCCACGGCGGCGAGCAACGGGCAGTGATGGTCTACCAGATCGATTCGTACCGTCACTGGGAGAAGCACTTCGGGCGAGATGACTTCGTCTACGGACAGTTCGGCGAGAACCTGACCATCGACGGGCTGCCCGACGACGAGGTGTGCATCGGCGACCGGTACCGGATCGGCGGCGCCGAGCTGGAGGTCACGCAGCCACGGGTGACCTGCTACCGGGTCGGTCTGCGGATGGGCGAGCCGGAACTGCCCGCACTGCTCGTCAGCCACCACCGGCCGGGGTTCTACTGCCGCGTGATCGCGGAAGGACCAGTGCAAGCCGGCGACCCGATCGAGAAGGTCTCTACCGGGCCGGGTGCGCTCAGCGTGGCTGACACGGATGCGCTGCTCTATCTGCCGCACAAGGACCGGGCCAAGCTACAGGTCGCCGTACAGATCCCGGCGTTGAGTCCGGGGTGGTTGGGGTCGTTCCAGGACCTGCTGGCCGAGGAAGAAAGGCCGAAGCCGGCGTGGGACGGCTTCCGGAAGCTGCGGGTGACGGCGGTGGTTCCGGAGACCACCAACGTGTTCTCGGTCCGCCTCGCCACGATCGACGGCAGTGAGCTGCCGGCTGCGCTCCCGGGGCAGTATCTGACCTTCCGGCTGCCGGATGCGGTCCGCAGCTACTCGTTGTCGTCGACACCCGACTACCGCGTGAGTGTGAAGCGGGAGCCGCACGGCGTTGGCAGTAGCTACATGACTCAGCTAGCTGCCGGAGCGGTCGTCGACGTCGCCGCACCGCGCGGTGACTTCGTGTTGCAGAACGGTTCCACGCCTGTCGTGCTGCTCTCGGCCGGTATCGGACTGACTCCGGTCCTCGCGATGCTGCATGCGCTGGCCGGCAGCTCTCGGGAGGTCTGGTGGATTCACACGGCTCGCGGCCCGTCCGAGCATCCACTCGCCTCTGAAGCACACGAGCTGTTGGCGAAGATGCCCAATGGCCACGAGCGCATCTACTACAGCTCTGTCGACGGTCGGCTCACCGAAGAGAAGCTGGCCGAGCTGGCGCTGCCGGCCGATGCAACGGCGTACCTCTGCGGGCCGGAAGCCTTCATGACCGACATGCAGGCCGCGCTGGCCGCGGTCGGGGTCACTCGGGTCCACACCGAGCTGTTCGGTGCGCTGGCTGCGATCAACCCCGGCCTGGTCAACCAGACCGCCCGTACGCCGCACCAGCCGGACGGACCGCCCGGCGACGGACCACAGGTGACTTTCGCCCGCAGCGGGATCTCTACTGCGATGCGGGACGGCAGTCTGCTCGACCTCGCCGACGCATGCGATGTTCCGACGCGCTGGAGCTGCCGGACCGGGGTGTGCCAGACCTGTGTCACCCCACTGCTCTCGGGAGAGGTCAGCTACTCCCCGACCCCACTCGAACCCCCGCCGGACGGCCAGGCGCTGCTCTGCTGCGCCCGCCCGACCACCGATCTCGTCCTGGACATGTGA
- a CDS encoding nuclear transport factor 2 family protein has product MREKDLDRWVERYRKAWETNDPVHIAALWTEDAAWYRRPDEAPVLGRDAIVAAWLDVADGPGETDFEYQVLGFGDGVGFVRGWTTYLTNPPAEFSNLWVIRLDRDRAHEFTEWWMEKPL; this is encoded by the coding sequence ATGAGGGAGAAGGACCTCGACCGCTGGGTCGAGCGCTACCGGAAGGCGTGGGAGACCAACGATCCCGTACACATCGCCGCGCTCTGGACCGAGGACGCCGCCTGGTACCGGCGGCCGGACGAGGCGCCGGTGCTCGGGCGCGACGCGATCGTGGCGGCGTGGCTGGACGTCGCGGACGGTCCCGGCGAGACAGATTTCGAGTACCAGGTGCTCGGGTTCGGTGACGGGGTCGGGTTCGTCCGCGGCTGGACGACGTACCTGACCAATCCGCCGGCCGAGTTCAGCAACCTGTGGGTGATCCGGCTGGACCGGGACCGGGCGCACGAGTTCACCGAATGGTGGATGGAAAAGCCGCTCTGA
- a CDS encoding DUF1304 domain-containing protein, producing MSVIAQVFVVIAGIFHLFVFALESLLFRKPSTYRRFLVKDETEMAAARPWAFNQGFYNLFLAVGALGGLIWGGDKGHAIALFACACMAGAGVVLVASDRRMVRAAATQAVPPIAALVLAALT from the coding sequence ATGAGCGTGATCGCGCAGGTCTTCGTGGTGATTGCCGGCATCTTCCACCTGTTCGTGTTTGCGTTGGAGAGCCTGCTGTTCAGGAAGCCGAGCACCTATCGGCGGTTCCTGGTCAAGGACGAGACCGAGATGGCGGCCGCGCGGCCGTGGGCGTTCAACCAGGGTTTCTACAACCTGTTCCTGGCGGTCGGCGCGCTCGGCGGTCTGATCTGGGGCGGCGACAAGGGCCACGCCATCGCCCTGTTCGCCTGTGCGTGCATGGCCGGGGCCGGCGTCGTACTCGTCGCCTCCGACCGGCGGATGGTTCGCGCCGCGGCAACGCAGGCCGTGCCGCCGATCGCCGCTCTGGTGCTCGCCGCCTTGACTTAA
- a CDS encoding TetR family transcriptional regulator codes for MTDGATAKGEQTRELILSTALRLFREQGYGKTTMRAIATEAGVSVGNAYYYYGSKDHLMQAYYDLLQDQHRSAVEALLASEKAFVPRMTGVLRTWLEVAAPYHEFAGTFFKTAADPKSPLSPFSDESRPAREAAVEIFRQVVEGSDLKVPADLRAELPELLWLLQMGVVLFWVHDSSEDVRRTRALIDRAVPLVDRLLRLTRIPGVRGVVTDLLGLIHSIKP; via the coding sequence GTGACGGACGGTGCGACCGCGAAGGGTGAGCAGACGCGCGAACTGATCCTGTCGACGGCGCTACGGCTGTTCCGGGAGCAGGGGTACGGCAAGACCACGATGCGCGCGATCGCCACCGAGGCCGGGGTCTCGGTGGGCAACGCGTACTACTACTACGGCTCCAAGGACCACCTGATGCAGGCGTACTACGACCTGCTCCAGGACCAGCATCGGTCCGCCGTCGAGGCGCTTCTTGCGTCGGAGAAGGCGTTCGTGCCGCGGATGACCGGCGTACTGCGGACGTGGCTGGAGGTGGCCGCGCCGTACCACGAGTTCGCCGGCACGTTCTTCAAGACGGCAGCCGATCCCAAGAGCCCGCTGTCCCCCTTCAGTGACGAGTCACGTCCGGCGCGGGAGGCGGCTGTCGAGATCTTCCGGCAGGTGGTCGAGGGGTCGGATCTCAAGGTGCCGGCCGACCTACGGGCCGAGCTGCCCGAACTGCTGTGGCTGTTGCAGATGGGAGTCGTCCTCTTCTGGGTCCACGACTCCAGCGAGGACGTACGCCGAACCCGCGCGCTCATCGATCGAGCGGTTCCGCTCGTCGATCGCCTTCTCCGGCTGACCCGCATCCCCGGCGTCCGAGGTGTGGTGACCGACCTACTCGGCCTCATCCACTCGATCAAACCGTGA
- a CDS encoding amidohydrolase family protein yields the protein MTTWVFEGTVLPAGDAARVTFGPGEIGEVLPGRYGVPGLVDSHCHLTMAPGPNGPVLQGADFAAERLGELAGAGVSAVRDVGGNREVTLELARTRDDSRPLVLAAGRFLAPEGCYFPQAYEPVAPEDLLAAVETEIADGATWLKLVGDFPEVGPDGPIRGSKVSPTYDLDVVGAMVELAHSRGARVAAHVNTDHVTDLIRLGIDSVEHGTALTEQDLETLGTRGGAWTPTLCASVSPSPNETPEQSARRRARSEHLASILPLTDRYGVRVLTGSDVVGTVAGEIDLLVKHGLSVEQALTAASTGAQDFLGLTGAGNLVTYDADPREHPEVLAAPAAVVLNGRRIS from the coding sequence ATGACGACCTGGGTGTTCGAAGGAACCGTGCTTCCGGCCGGCGACGCCGCGCGCGTCACGTTCGGGCCGGGCGAGATCGGCGAGGTGCTGCCCGGGCGGTACGGGGTACCCGGCCTGGTCGACTCGCACTGCCACCTGACGATGGCGCCCGGCCCGAACGGTCCTGTGCTGCAGGGCGCGGACTTCGCGGCCGAGCGGCTCGGTGAGCTGGCCGGCGCCGGCGTGAGCGCGGTCCGCGATGTCGGCGGCAACCGCGAGGTGACCCTCGAACTGGCTCGCACGCGCGACGACAGCCGCCCGCTCGTCCTCGCGGCGGGCCGGTTCCTCGCGCCGGAGGGCTGCTACTTCCCGCAGGCATACGAGCCGGTCGCACCGGAGGACCTGCTCGCCGCGGTCGAGACCGAGATCGCGGACGGCGCGACCTGGCTGAAGCTCGTCGGCGACTTCCCCGAGGTCGGCCCGGACGGTCCGATCCGCGGCAGCAAGGTCAGTCCGACGTACGACCTGGATGTGGTCGGGGCCATGGTCGAGCTGGCGCACTCGCGCGGCGCCCGGGTCGCGGCGCACGTCAACACCGACCACGTCACAGACCTGATCCGGCTCGGCATCGACTCGGTCGAACACGGTACGGCGCTCACCGAGCAGGACCTCGAAACCCTGGGCACCCGCGGCGGCGCGTGGACCCCGACGCTCTGCGCCTCGGTCAGCCCGAGCCCGAACGAGACCCCGGAGCAGTCGGCCCGCCGCCGAGCCCGCTCCGAACACCTGGCATCGATCCTGCCGCTCACCGACCGGTACGGCGTCCGCGTGCTGACCGGATCCGACGTGGTCGGCACCGTCGCCGGCGAGATCGACCTGCTGGTGAAACACGGACTCTCCGTCGAGCAGGCGCTCACCGCGGCCTCCACCGGTGCGCAGGACTTCCTCGGTCTGACCGGCGCCGGCAACCTCGTCACGTACGACGCCGACCCGCGCGAGCACCCCGAAGTACTCGCGGCACCGGCTGCCGTCGTACTGAACGGCCGCCGGATCTCATGA